Proteins from a genomic interval of Rosa chinensis cultivar Old Blush chromosome 2, RchiOBHm-V2, whole genome shotgun sequence:
- the LOC112184757 gene encoding agamous-like MADS-box protein AGL12 — MKKVEALDHRHVTFSKRKKGLFQKADQLSSLTGTEIAVAVVVVSECGRVFGFGTPSCDAITDRYLAGEKVRRVVGGKGSGGGGGKVQVVVGHQQFQGGAAAQQHSSRVEQKKDELLEKMVDGAGSPANSAAGIIVAEGGAAGEGSHQ, encoded by the exons ATGAAGAAGGTAGAAGCACTTGACCACCGCCACGTCACTTTCTCCAAGCGCAAGAAAGGACTTTTCCAAAAAGCCGACCAACTCAGCAGCCTCACTGGCACCGAAATCGCGGTCGCGGTGGTCGTTGTTTCCGAATGCGGCAGGGTTTTTGGCTTCGGCACCCCAAGCTGTGACGCCATCACCGATCGTTACCTTGCCGG TGAAAAGGTCAGGAGGGTCGTAGGTGGGAAGGGCTCAGGCGGCGGCGGCGGGAAGGTTCAAGTGGTGGTTGGGCACCAGCAATTTCAAGGTGGCGCAGCAGCACAACAGCACTCCAGCAGAGTTG AGCAGAAAAAAGATGAGCTACTAGAGAAGATGGTGGACGGAGCTGGTTCACCGGCAAACTCGGCTGCTGGGATCATTGTCGCAGAGGGTGGAGCAGCTGGAGAGGGCTCTCATCAATGA
- the LOC112184758 gene encoding auxin-responsive protein SAUR71 — translation MGIRGSKLSQIIGVNKRLRSSTPVTTPRGYVPVCVGVDGDFRRFMVHTKLLGHQEFMELLYSSAEEYGFCNDGVLRIPYEAKDFEEYWMIKKSKPKVFKVGL, via the exons ATGGGGATTAGAGGCAGTAAGTTGAGCCAGATTATTGGAGTGAACAAGAGACTGAGATCGAGCACTCCAGTTACGACTCCTAGAGGTTATGTGCCTGTTTGTGTCGGAGTCGATGGCGATTTTCGGCGGTTCATGGTTCATACCAAATTGCTTGGACATCAAGAATTTATGGAGCTGCTGTATAGTTCAGCTGAGGAATATGGTTTCTGCAATGATGGGGTTTTAAGGATCCCATATGAAGCTAAGGATTTTGAGGAGTACTGGATGATCAAAAAGTCCAAACCAAAGGTTTTCAAG GTTGGCTTGTGA